atgatcctcACCTCCGCCTCAAACTGCTTCCTCCCTTGCGCCGACGACTCCGATGATAACATCTTGATGGCCACCGGGCGCTCTTCGCCGGCAACAGCCAGCTTACCCCTATAGACACTTCCAAAGCCACCGCGACCGAGCTTGCCATCATCGGCAAAGTTGTTGGTGGCGGCCACCAGCTCGCGGTACGTATACCGCCTAGGGCCGCTGGCAGCCACTCCTCTCTCGAGCTCGGCCCTGCTGTCGTCTTGTTCTTGGTAATCGTTGTCGTCGTCGCTGCTTCCATTTGGTGGTACTCCTCTTCCTCCCAACGATCTTCTTCTTTTGCGTTTCTGCTGCCGTACTAGAAAGGCCAGAACGGCTGCACATGCCAAGAGAAATAGCAGAGGCACTAGCACCGCGATTATCAGGATTCCTACTGATCTCTTCTTGGGATTCTGGATGCTGTCAGGTGTCAGAGGCAGCAGCGCTGGTGCCGGCGCTGGTGGTTCCTGCAGGGTGGATGTGAATGACCATGATAGTATCTGGTGCAGCTCGGCGTAGCTGCCAGTCGCCGCTGAGAAGCCCACGGTGACATACTCTGGCAGGTATTTGCGCAGATCGATAGTTTTGTTGACATTGTACCatgtgttgttgatgttgagatcAGCAACTAGCAACTTGGTGATATTGTTGTACCTGACGATGGCCATCATGGTGAAATTGGACTTGAGGTTATTGTTCTGCGACGTGATGTTGGTGGATGCCGTGGAGTTGAGGGAGTTGACGTCGATTCCGATATGGCCGTCGCTTATATCGTCGTATTCCGGATTCAGAAaggtgtcaaactccaccgcgaTGATACCGGCGGTATGATTCCAGTACATGGATTCCCTAGGGAGGATGCCCAAGGCGCCCCCTCTGGTGTCGCCGGCAGGCATACCAGACTCGGGAGGGACGAGGAAGAAGGCCAGCCCGTCACCACTCAAACCACTGCCAACCGGCATTATGTTGAAGTGGAAGGTGGTGGTGAAGCTGGCCATCTCGCCACTAGGTCTGTCCCATAGCCGCATTGCTTCCACGTATTGAGCCCGGCCGACGCTCCACATGATGTCTTTTGTCAGGTGAAGCCCTTCCGTATCCTCGATGGTCGCATCTCTGGTGCAGTTTAGCAATTCACGGACGTTAGCAGGGCTTTGTGGATGGGAGA
The sequence above is drawn from the Miscanthus floridulus cultivar M001 chromosome 15, ASM1932011v1, whole genome shotgun sequence genome and encodes:
- the LOC136508949 gene encoding L-type lectin-domain containing receptor kinase IX.1-like; this translates as MLLSIHVPGAGSLSFNLSFSHPQSPANVRELLNCTRDATIEDTEGLHLTKDIMWSVGRAQYVEAMRLWDRPSGEMASFTTTFHFNIMPVGSGLSGDGLAFFLVPPESGMPAGDTRGGALGILPRESMYWNHTAGIIAVEFDTFLNPEYDDISDGHIGIDVNSLNSTASTNITSQNNNLKSNFTMMAIVRYNNITKLLVADLNINNTWYNVNKTIDLRKYLPEYVTVGFSAATGSYAELHQILSWSFTSTLQEPPAPAPALLPLTPDSIQNPKKRSVGILIIAVLVPLLFLLACAAVLAFLVRQQKRKRRRSLGGRGVPPNGSSDDDNDYQEQDDSRAELERGVAASGPRRYTYRELVAATNNFADDGKLGRGGFGSVYRGKLAVAGEERPVAIKMLSSESSAQGRKQFEAEVRIISRLKHRNLVQLLGWCDSRHGLLLVYELVAQGSLDKHLHSSDSESFLTWPERYQIILGLGSALRYLHQEWEQCVVHGDIKPSNIMLDESLSTRLGDFGLARLSDHGARWQTTRAVMGTAGYIDPEFVNTHHPSTYSDVYSFGIVLLEIVSGRCPVILLEGSAHFVLVKWMWGLYGRNAILDAADERLRAASDEAGDRCMERVLVVGLWCAHPDQSERPSIEQAMHVLQSEDVRLPELTPQMYRTVSEFAVPGRAIGALSVQRSSSATTTTGGHSKLSSESASSALLRDSKELA